In Opisthocomus hoazin isolate bOpiHoa1 chromosome 14, bOpiHoa1.hap1, whole genome shotgun sequence, the following proteins share a genomic window:
- the LOC104327360 gene encoding chloride intracellular channel protein 2 — protein MDTTKEPEIELFVKAGLDGENIGNCPFCQRLFMVLWLKGVKFNVTTVDMTRKPEELKDLAPGTNPPFLLFNKELKTDFIKIEEFLEQTLRPPTYPHLSPKYKESFDVGSDIFAKFSAYIKNPRKEANINFEKALLREFQRLDVYLNTPLPEEIDQDSVEDITVSKRKFLDGDHLTLADCNLLPKLHIIKIAAKKYRDFEIPADMTGVWRYLDNAYACDEFSHTCPADEEIEHTYASVARKMT, from the exons ATGGACACCACCAAGGAGCCTGAGATCGAGCTGTTCGTGAAG GCTGGTCTGGATGGAGAAAACATTGGAAACTGCCCCTTCTGCCAGCGCCTCTTCATGGTGCTGTGGCTCAAAGGAGTCAAGTTCAACGTCACCACGGTGGACATGACCAG GAAACCTGAAGAGCTGAAAGATTTAGCACCGGGCACGAACCCGCCCTTCTTGCTGTTCAACAAGGAGCTGAAAACAGACTTCATTAAGATTGAGGAGTTCCTGGAGCAGACCCTGCGCCCACCCAC GTATCCGCATCTGAGCCCCAAGTACAAGGAGTCCTTCGACGTGGGGAGCGACATCTTTGCCAAGTTCTCGGCGTACATCAAGAACCCGCGCAAGGAAGCAAATATCA ATTTTGAGAAGGCCCTGCTGCGGGAGTTTCAGCGGCTGGATGTCTACCTAAACACTCCTCTCCCCGAGGAGATTGACCAGGACAGTGTGGAGGACATCACTGTCTCCAAAAGGAAATTTCTGGATGGAGACCACCTGACGTTGGCTGATTGCAACCTCCTGCCCAAACTGCATATCATCAAG ATCGCAGCCAAAAAGTACCGTGACTTCGAGATCCCAGCGGACATGACAGGCGTCTGGCGCTACCTTGACAACGCCTATGCCTGCGACGAGTTCAGCCACACGTGTCCCGCGGACGAGGAGATCGAGCACACCTACGCCAGCGTCGCCAGGAAGATGACCTAA